The following is a genomic window from Benincasa hispida cultivar B227 chromosome 7, ASM972705v1, whole genome shotgun sequence.
TTATATTCAGTAGCAACAAATTTTCCGTCAATGCAGCGGTTTACGGCCCTATATGGCGGTCCCTCCGCCGCAACATGGTGGAAAATATGCTCAGCTCCAGCAAGGTAAAGGAGTTCCGTGGCGTGAGAGAAAAAGCAATGGAAAAATTCGTTAAGCGGTTAAGAGATGAAGCAGAGGCTAATAACGGCGTCGTTTCGGTCCTTAAAAGCGCGCGTTTTGCGGTGTTTTGGATTCTGTTGACAATGTGTTTCGGATTCGAGATGGAAGAAGAAACGGTTGTGAAAATGGACGAGATTCTCAAATCCGTTTTGCTCACTCTCGATCCGAGAATCGACGATTATTTCCCCATTTTAACTCCTTTTTTCTCTAGAGAAAGAAATCAAGCGAATCTAGTTCGGAAAGAACAAGTCGAATTCGTCGTTGAGTTGATTAATCGGCGGCGGCGGGCGCTGGAGAATACGGCGTCCGACGGCGCAGCGACGTCGTTTTCGTACCTCGACACCCTTTTCGATTTGAAAATCGACGGCCGTGGAGGCGGAGTAAAGTCGTCGGCGACGGAAGAGGAATTGGTGACACTTTGTTCGGAGTTTTTGAACGGAGGGACGGACACGACGGCAACGGTGATAGAGTGGGGGATGGCGGAACTGATAGGAAATCCGGAAGTTCAGAGGAAGGTTGtggaagaaataaaagagacaGTTGGTGAGAGAAAAGTAGAGGAAAAAGATGTAGAGAAAATGGAATATTTACAAGCGGTTGTGAAAGAAGTGCTGCGGAAACATCCTCCGACGTTCTTTGCTTTGACGCACTCCGTGACGGAGCCGGCGAAATTGGCAGGTTATCTCAAAACTATCTTGCTGCATCTGTCTAAAAAGAACTGAGCTACATCCAGTTTAAGCCCCACTTAATTCTTGTTCAcaatttttttggattttttttgaaaaacttaaatcaaactaaattttaagatttatcgaaaatactaaaattacgataaattattttaattgacAAAATAAACTGTTTatcattattttcatatatagtaaaaattaatagaaattaattTATCCTCACTCTACATTTGACACAGactactttatatatatatttttaactattTGGGTTTTAGATTTTTGGTTTAAAACGTTTGAATTCGtataattattttcttcattttttcgaAGTCCAaagttaaaattttcaaaatccaaattaaatatttaaattttaaattaactattctaaaactttttttttcctttagaattttactatttattcaaatgtttctactaatagaaaattattatttgtgtctatcatgacacaaaTAAACACAAATAATAGTCTATCGTTGTCCATTgcaaatagataataaaattttattatatttataaatattttgatttattttcctatatttaacCGAttcatacttttaaaaattacaataataaaatactttttagaGTTTTCAATACATATGATTTAAAATCATGCTTTTGAAAAACAATAATATGTAGGAGTCTCCTAACTTTTACCACCTCAAGGTTTTTCCTCGTGAATGATCTGACAAGTAAAAATGTTCTCTTTAAACCTTCACCAAAATTCCTCGGGCATCTAAACGGAgttctttaaaataatttcaataagtgtttaccatttttcttttaaaaaaattaatgcaGGTCCGATAACATTACCAAATTActtatagaaaaattaattatcttaagAACAAGTTAGAACATAACTACAAATAgtaagtgaagtaaatatttaAAGTGCAATATATTGACGTACCTTGTTACACTCATCTCGTTATAGTTCACtcaaaaaactttaaaataaaaaatatatatatatgtatttagaagaaaaaaagaaagaaagaacactTAATTGAATAATTTGATAAGTTGCAAAAAGATACATCATACAATGGATAATGTACTTATTTTTGTACTGTACTATATCATGCAACCCTATTTTGTAAGTgagtaaaataaataataataacaatttatttttaaaaaacagaaaaaaaaaaaaaaaacttgggtgTAGCATCTCTATTAGGCTGgctgtaaaaagaaaaagtcaaataacaatttataaatttttaattaggtAACTCGTGGATGCATAAGGTGCACCTGGCACataacttttttctttaaatatttaagataataatatataagtttaaatactactttgatCTCTGTACTTTtgacttttgtttattttagttgtacttaactttcaatttttgatttattttcgtctatatatttttaaaatgtttacttTGGTCattgtattttcaatttttattcattttgattcttttaactttaaaaaagtaatcattttgatcctttaaaatgaagtaaaaatggaaattaagaaaccaaaatgattattttgaaagtataagaaccaaaataaacttttttaaagcgatcaaaatgaaaaaaaaaaattacgaaTATAATTACtagaataaatattttaaatgtatGGAAACAAAGGTGAATAGTATTGACGAAAATAGTATTAAAACctaatatctatttatttatagttttattttttttgaaaaaaaaaaaaacaacaggATACGACATCCCAAAAGACACGAACGTGGAATTCTTCTTACCGGCGATCGGAAGGGATCCGAAGCTGTGGAAGAATCCAGAGAAATTCAAACCGGAAAGATTTCACTCCGGTGAGGAAGAAGCCGACATTACCGGCGTCACTGGCGTCAGAATGATGCCGTTCGGCGTAGGGCGGCGGATCTGCCCGGGCTTAGGAATGGCCACCGTCCACATTCATTTAATGCTTGCCAGAATGCTGCAGGAATTTGAATGGACCGCCTATCCGCCGTCGAGCGCCGTCGACTTTTCATGGAAGATGGAGTTCACCGTCGTTATGAAGAATCCTCTTAGGGCTGTTGTCAAATCAAGGGTTTAAGCTCAAACNttttataaatattttacaaTAGCTTTGATCAGTGTAAAATTTTTTAGTAATTGTCTATTATATTTTATACTGTGATCAGAAATGGAGTTCAAGCCTCTAATTGATTTCATCTCAATCTCAATTAAATTTAGattcatttaaatttcatgaagttatgaaattataaattattaaaccaaatattaaaaatttaaatattttttttatttgtttaaaaaatatttgttagaTACTTTTTAGTTTAGAAGTATATTAGTTATAAACATTAAATGTATGgaatgaaatttttaaaaatttagtgacatttattgaatacaaattttaaaattttatagtcAACATAGCTCCGATTCTATGCTCTCGCTTCCACatttgttgtattaaaaattgtGAATTTTTATATTCCTTTTCCCAAAGAAATGTGAAAAGGAATTAAGAGAAGATATTATATGTTGTTTGTATGTTTTGCAAGGATAGAAAATCCACTCAAGTTTTAAAGAAAAGCTAAActcacttaaaaaaatatatctaataaTATAATTACTCCGGGCAAGTATTTGTtaagttaaagaaaaaaaacaaatgccTAAACACAATTCATTGACTAATGAAGATAttaagaaattttcttctatatttaatgtattttttttttttttgcaatgatattgATTTAAAGTGTGGATGAGAATAATCGAATCTCAAACATCGAGATTGATAATACAAATACTATGTCAATCGAGTTactcattttaatttaatgtttgaattCCTGCTTTGTTATATGTGTatctaaaaaattgaaatacgTAAGAATTTATGGAAACAATCCTACGAAAGTATACTAACCACTATTGGAGGTGATTTATTACAAGCTTTTAATTAAATGACCTAACCAAAGCCAactgaaaaggaaaagagattacttataaaaaaaaatgaataaatgaaTAAAGGGAAAATAGAATAATGATCCCCAATAAATGTGTTGAAGTTATGTAATTTTCATAAAGCATGGTCACATGAATAGATTCTTGAAATGGGTGTTAAGTAGCTGTACTATAATTAAATACTATTGATATTTATGTATAAAATTGCTTCAagagttttttcttctttttgtttttttaagatTATCATAATTGCTTCATgagaaaatttcttttaatgGATACtcttgaatgaaaaattttggatCAACTACAAATTATCATAtcatttatcaaattaattacgAAATTACAAATAATTAGATTTGAGACCAATTAAAAGTTGATATGCGTCTCAAACTaaagttgaagacataaattggcgAATCCCAATGATACCATGTGTTTTCGTCTTGTCCACAGATTAAATTAACTATTTTGATTCAATTAAAGATTAGGGTATGGACTAAAGTCAAATTGTGTTCAAGAATATGGTtgatttgacccaaatgtcaaataagacCCAAATTTAATTAGTTGGGCTCAGGGGCTAAGTCCATGAACCAACCAAT
Proteins encoded in this region:
- the LOC120081849 gene encoding cytochrome P450 77A3-like; this translates as MLLSLFMPNFFPFTHSSFNYNSTLFLTPNISMASFSLIAFFLSGLIFFLTRKPIKNRPKLPPGPPGWPLVGNLFQVARSRKPFFEYIEDQRRIYGPIFTLKMGTRTMVVLSDSNLIHEALIKKGAVFANRPRENPTRIIFSSNKFSVNAAVYGPIWRSLRRNMVENMLSSSKVKEFRGVREKAMEKFVKRLRDEAEANNGVVSVLKSARFAVFWILLTMCFGFEMEEETVVKMDEILKSVLLTLDPRIDDYFPILTPFFSRERNQANLVRKEQVEFVVELINRRRRALENTASDGAATSFSYLDTLFDLKIDGRGGGVKSSATEEELVTLCSEFLNGGTDTTATVIEWGMAELIGNPEVQRKVVEEIKETVGERKVEEKDVEKMEYLQAVVKEVLRKHPPTFFALTHSVTEPAKLAGYDIPKDTNVEFFLPAIGRDPKLWKNPEKFKPERFHSGEEEADITGVTGVRMMPFGVGRRICPGLGMATVHIHLMLARMLQEFEWTAYPPSSAVDFSWKMEFTVVMKNPLRAVVKSRV